The Rhizobium sp. BT03 genome has a window encoding:
- a CDS encoding MFS transporter, with product MSDIDQTATIPSANSLLRLFLPEHLPATLILAGGVTLYAVETYIMATIAPSIVRDIGGLALFSWVTSLFVAAAVLGSIFVAMRPRGIGLRAVYVIAALVFGVGSLIAAAAPSMPVVLVGRAVQGLGTGALAALGYAFIRFVYPEPLWTKATTLYAAIWGVSTVIGPTLGGFFSAGSNWRYAFIVLVPLGLTMAVLAPRLLPEVEDDREQTKTPIAQIGLLLGAVLMVSSAGTIETTAAKIALIAASVAAVGGMLIIEGRSPNRLLPAGAVSLSRPIARVYLIMLAMTVVLVSDVFIPYFLQVLHGVTPLVSGYLVALVALGWTFSAFLSGSLTGRRAQAAIVAGALIEAAATLSLAVFLAGDNPQAHTLFIVPAATAMFMMGFGVGLGWAHLVAMVLTLVADNEQDKASSAIPTMSSLGGAFGAAFAGVIANGAGLVDPGGISGALSAAHWLYLLMALPGILAVGVSLTLRTG from the coding sequence ATGTCGGATATCGACCAGACCGCAACCATTCCCAGCGCGAACTCACTCCTCCGCCTCTTCCTGCCCGAGCATCTGCCGGCCACATTGATCCTTGCCGGCGGCGTGACGCTCTATGCGGTGGAGACCTACATCATGGCGACGATCGCGCCTTCGATCGTGCGTGATATCGGCGGGCTCGCGCTGTTTTCCTGGGTCACCAGCCTGTTCGTCGCCGCCGCCGTGCTCGGCTCGATCTTCGTCGCCATGCGGCCGCGGGGGATCGGGCTTCGCGCCGTCTATGTGATCGCGGCGCTGGTCTTCGGCGTCGGCAGTCTGATTGCCGCAGCCGCACCGTCGATGCCGGTGGTGCTGGTCGGACGCGCGGTGCAGGGGCTCGGCACCGGGGCGCTGGCAGCGCTTGGTTATGCCTTCATCCGTTTCGTCTATCCCGAGCCGCTATGGACGAAGGCGACGACGCTCTATGCGGCGATCTGGGGTGTGTCGACCGTCATCGGGCCGACGCTTGGCGGCTTCTTTTCCGCCGGCAGCAACTGGCGCTACGCCTTCATCGTGCTGGTGCCGCTCGGCCTGACGATGGCAGTGCTGGCGCCGCGGCTGCTGCCCGAAGTCGAAGACGATCGCGAACAGACGAAAACGCCCATTGCCCAGATCGGGCTGCTGCTCGGCGCCGTGCTGATGGTCAGCAGCGCCGGCACGATCGAGACGACGGCCGCGAAAATCGCTTTGATCGCGGCCTCGGTCGCCGCGGTCGGCGGCATGCTCATCATCGAGGGCCGAAGCCCGAACCGGCTGCTGCCCGCCGGCGCGGTCAGCCTTTCCCGGCCGATTGCACGGGTGTACCTGATAATGCTTGCGATGACCGTCGTGCTCGTCAGCGACGTCTTCATTCCCTATTTCCTGCAGGTGCTGCATGGGGTGACGCCGCTTGTCTCGGGTTACCTAGTGGCGCTCGTCGCCCTCGGCTGGACCTTTTCGGCCTTCCTCAGCGGCTCGCTGACCGGCCGCCGCGCGCAGGCGGCGATCGTTGCAGGTGCGCTCATCGAGGCGGCGGCGACCCTTTCGCTGGCGGTCTTTCTCGCAGGCGACAATCCGCAGGCGCATACGCTCTTCATCGTGCCGGCGGCTACGGCCATGTTCATGATGGGTTTCGGCGTCGGGCTCGGCTGGGCGCATCTCGTCGCCATGGTCCTGACGCTCGTCGCCGACAACGAGCAGGACAAGGCGTCTTCGGCGATCCCGACGATGAGTTCGCTCGGCGGCGCTTTCGGCGCGGCCTTCGCCGGCGTCATCGCCAATGGCGCCGGCCTCGTCGATCCGGGCGGCATATCGGGCGCACTTTCGGCAGCCCACTGGCTCTATTTGCTGATGGCGCTGCCCGGCATTCTTGCCGTCGGCGTGTCACTAACGCTTAGAACAGGATGA
- a CDS encoding NAD(P)H-quinone oxidoreductase, with protein sequence MSLPQEMRFVDLKSFGAPEVMKIGRRPLPLPGEGQVLVRAEAIGVNRPDVAQRQGSYPAPRDASPILGLELSGEIVAIGPGVSGYGLGDRVCGLANGGAYAEYCLLPSGQILPFPKGYDAVKAAALPETFFTVWANLFQMAGLTEGETVLIHGGTSGIGTTAIQLARAFGAEVYATAGSSEKCEACERLGAKRAINYRSEDFAEVIKAETGQGVDIILDMIGAAYFERNLASLGKDGCLSIIAFLGGAVAEKVNLSPIMVKRLTVTGSTMRPRTAEEKRAIRDDLLSEVWPLLEAGTIAPVIHKVFAFEDVVAAHRLMEDGSHIGKIVLRLG encoded by the coding sequence ATGTCACTGCCGCAGGAAATGCGTTTCGTCGATCTCAAGTCCTTCGGCGCACCAGAGGTGATGAAGATCGGCAGACGCCCGCTGCCGTTGCCGGGTGAGGGGCAGGTTCTGGTGCGCGCCGAGGCGATCGGCGTCAACCGTCCCGATGTCGCCCAGCGCCAGGGCAGCTATCCCGCGCCCAGGGATGCGAGCCCGATCCTCGGCCTGGAACTGTCCGGCGAAATCGTTGCGATTGGCCCTGGCGTCAGCGGCTACGGCCTCGGCGACAGGGTCTGCGGCCTGGCCAATGGCGGCGCCTATGCCGAATATTGCCTGCTGCCATCAGGCCAGATCCTGCCCTTTCCCAAGGGGTATGATGCGGTCAAGGCCGCGGCCCTGCCGGAAACCTTCTTCACCGTCTGGGCCAATCTCTTCCAGATGGCCGGGCTGACCGAAGGCGAGACGGTGCTGATCCATGGCGGCACCAGCGGCATCGGCACGACGGCGATCCAGCTCGCCCGCGCCTTCGGCGCCGAGGTCTATGCGACGGCAGGCTCGAGCGAGAAATGCGAGGCCTGCGAAAGGCTTGGCGCCAAGCGGGCGATCAATTACCGCAGCGAGGATTTCGCCGAGGTGATCAAGGCCGAGACCGGCCAGGGTGTCGATATCATCCTCGACATGATCGGTGCGGCCTATTTCGAGCGCAACCTCGCCTCGCTTGGAAAAGACGGCTGCCTGTCGATCATCGCCTTCCTCGGCGGCGCCGTTGCCGAAAAGGTCAATCTGTCGCCGATCATGGTCAAGCGCCTGACGGTCACCGGCTCCACCATGCGCCCGCGCACGGCGGAGGAAAAACGCGCCATCCGCGACGATCTGCTCTCCGAGGTCTGGCCGCTGCTCGAAGCCGGCACCATCGCCCCCGTCATCCACAAGGTCTTTGCCTTCGAGGACGTCGTTGCGGCGCACCGGCTGATGGAGGATGGCAGCCACATCGGCAAGATCGTGCTGCGTCTGGGTTAG
- a CDS encoding GGDEF domain-containing protein — MKSGTSLAATVEPGVLRRYASDQIVTLAKLVVENAFQPIVEAGTGTVFGYESLMRGQERIGYDTPVDILDEAHQAGQLLQLEQMLASRALAKFATLSNFSTSTLFLNLDVRLIPHGERLVENLLQHLRKANIPPSSICFEFSERFDNTSVPEFAALVSKLRKAGFKLAIDDFGVGHGEMKLLCDHAVDYLKIDRHFVAEIDRSPRKRHLLKSIVNIAHVLGTRVIAEGIETEAEFIACREYGVDLVQGWFISRPTTHMSELAPSFPHLQEVGKTKRGSQSLDEILIRKQIELLPTVYENDSIDSVFELFRRNPRQAFFPVLNANSEPRGIIHEQHLKEYIYQPFGRDLLKNKMYERSISHFVEMAPIVGLDSDAEQLMAIFANMEGSNCLILTDNMRYAGVVSAASLIKVINEKQLKTAQDQNPLTGLPGNRAIRDFMRQSGRDGDEVRHFCYCDFDNFKPFNDAYGFHLGDHAISLFAALMRRYFFAERHFLGHVGGDDFFIGVVGWTKEELTEILDRLISDFHDDVLDLYSDEHRAAGRILGHDRSGAETLFPLMRCSIGVIELPEGLVIDDINRVSAEIAVIKSAAKESDEGLVFHLLGEAN, encoded by the coding sequence ATGAAGAGCGGGACTTCCCTGGCAGCCACCGTCGAGCCCGGCGTCCTGCGCCGCTACGCCAGCGATCAGATCGTCACGCTTGCCAAGCTCGTGGTCGAGAACGCTTTCCAGCCGATCGTCGAGGCCGGCACCGGCACGGTGTTCGGTTACGAATCCCTGATGCGCGGCCAGGAGCGCATCGGCTACGACACGCCGGTCGACATTCTCGACGAGGCCCATCAGGCCGGTCAGCTGCTGCAGCTCGAGCAGATGCTTGCCAGCCGCGCGCTCGCCAAATTCGCCACGCTGTCGAATTTCTCCACCTCGACGCTGTTCCTCAATCTCGATGTCCGGCTGATCCCGCATGGCGAACGCCTGGTCGAGAACCTGCTGCAGCACCTGCGGAAGGCCAATATTCCGCCGTCCTCCATCTGTTTCGAATTCTCCGAACGCTTCGACAATACCAGCGTGCCGGAATTTGCGGCCCTTGTTTCGAAGCTGCGCAAGGCCGGTTTCAAGCTGGCGATCGACGATTTCGGCGTCGGTCACGGCGAAATGAAGCTGCTTTGCGATCATGCCGTCGATTATCTGAAGATCGATCGCCATTTCGTCGCCGAGATCGACCGCAGCCCGCGCAAGCGCCACTTGCTGAAGAGCATCGTCAATATCGCCCATGTGCTCGGCACCCGCGTCATTGCCGAAGGCATCGAGACCGAGGCCGAATTCATCGCCTGCCGCGAATATGGCGTCGACCTCGTCCAGGGCTGGTTCATCTCCCGGCCGACGACGCACATGTCGGAACTGGCGCCGTCCTTCCCGCATCTGCAGGAAGTCGGAAAGACCAAGCGCGGCAGCCAGTCGCTCGACGAGATCCTCATCCGCAAGCAGATCGAACTCCTGCCGACGGTTTACGAGAACGACAGCATCGACAGCGTCTTCGAGCTTTTCCGCCGCAACCCGCGCCAGGCCTTCTTTCCCGTGCTCAACGCCAATAGCGAGCCGCGCGGCATCATTCACGAGCAGCATCTCAAGGAATATATCTATCAGCCCTTCGGCCGCGATCTGCTGAAGAACAAGATGTATGAGCGCAGCATCTCGCATTTCGTCGAGATGGCGCCGATCGTCGGCCTCGACAGCGACGCCGAGCAGCTGATGGCGATCTTTGCCAATATGGAAGGCAGCAACTGCCTGATCCTCACCGACAATATGCGTTATGCCGGCGTCGTCTCCGCCGCCTCGCTGATCAAGGTGATCAACGAGAAGCAGCTGAAAACCGCCCAGGACCAGAACCCGCTGACCGGCCTGCCGGGCAATCGCGCCATCCGCGATTTCATGCGCCAGTCCGGCCGCGACGGCGATGAGGTCCGCCACTTCTGCTATTGCGATTTCGACAATTTCAAGCCGTTCAACGATGCCTACGGCTTCCATCTCGGCGATCACGCGATCTCGCTGTTTGCGGCGCTGATGCGCCGCTATTTCTTCGCCGAGCGCCATTTCCTCGGCCATGTCGGCGGCGACGATTTCTTCATCGGCGTCGTCGGCTGGACGAAGGAGGAGCTGACCGAGATTCTCGATCGGTTGATCAGCGATTTCCACGACGACGTGCTCGATCTCTATTCCGACGAACATCGCGCCGCCGGCCGCATTCTCGGCCATGATCGCAGCGGCGCCGAAACCCTGTTTCCGCTGATGCGCTGCTCGATCGGCGTCATCGAACTGCCGGAAGGCCTGGTTATCGACGATATCAACCGGGTCAGTGCCGAGATCGCCGTCATCAAGTCGGCCGCCAAGGAGAGCGACGAGGGCCTCGTCTTTCACTTGCTGGGCGAGGCGAATTGA
- a CDS encoding type II toxin-antitoxin system ParD family antitoxin produces MPMVTVSISPQQAAGIRAAVDNGGYASSSEVVREALRLWDSARKLNEFRDDVLDDEGTPSGGRCVADMFADHEAQRRRTA; encoded by the coding sequence ATGCCGATGGTCACCGTTTCCATCTCTCCGCAACAGGCAGCGGGCATCCGCGCCGCCGTCGATAATGGCGGTTATGCCTCGAGCAGCGAGGTCGTCCGTGAGGCGCTCCGCCTCTGGGATAGCGCCCGCAAGCTCAACGAATTCCGCGACGATGTCCTCGACGACGAGGGCACTCCATCCGGCGGCAGATGCGTTGCCGACATGTTCGCCGATCATGAGGCACAGCGCCGTCGTACGGCTTGA
- a CDS encoding HdeD family acid-resistance protein — protein MTSVFNEMPGSPLRSKWVWFLGLGVLLLICGLIALSNLLMATVASVFYVGMLMLAGGVIYLVHAFQVRRWDQVLFWALSGVLYVLAGICAFINPIFTSAALTFFLAIALLVAGIFRLWVGMRMRPLKGWRWIAASGVMTALAGFVIALGWPVNSFWVLGLFLAVDLIIQGSTMIAFGLGIRS, from the coding sequence ATGACCAGCGTCTTCAACGAAATGCCCGGATCCCCGCTTCGGTCGAAATGGGTCTGGTTCCTCGGCCTCGGCGTGCTGCTTCTTATCTGTGGCCTCATCGCTCTCAGCAACCTGTTGATGGCGACCGTCGCTTCGGTCTTTTATGTCGGCATGCTCATGCTGGCAGGCGGCGTCATCTATCTCGTCCACGCTTTTCAGGTGCGCCGTTGGGATCAGGTGCTCTTCTGGGCTCTGAGCGGCGTGCTTTACGTGCTTGCAGGCATTTGCGCCTTCATCAATCCCATCTTCACCTCGGCGGCCTTGACGTTTTTTCTGGCCATTGCACTGCTGGTGGCCGGCATTTTCCGTCTCTGGGTCGGGATGCGGATGCGGCCGCTAAAGGGCTGGCGCTGGATCGCGGCCAGCGGCGTCATGACGGCGCTGGCCGGCTTCGTCATCGCGCTCGGTTGGCCGGTCAACAGCTTCTGGGTCCTCGGTCTGTTCCTGGCCGTCGATCTCATCATCCAGGGCTCGACCATGATCGCCTTCGGCCTCGGCATCCGCAGTTGA
- the betI gene encoding transcriptional regulator BetI, translated as MPKVGMEPVRRKALVDAALRVIGDHGSLAVTMSDIARQAGVSPALAHHYFGSKEQLLIETIRSLLRQLRRDTVAALKAARTSRERLSAVIRVSFHADQFAPETIAAWLAFYAEAQRSEETRRFLVIYARRLRSNLLADLKALLPADAAERIAEGAAAMIDGLYIRQSLKSAPIGIEASIALTEDYLNALLAATSPSRRDGTTTSNTQGQMT; from the coding sequence TTGCCGAAAGTCGGAATGGAGCCAGTGCGCCGCAAGGCGCTTGTCGATGCGGCGCTGCGAGTGATCGGCGATCACGGCTCGCTGGCTGTCACCATGTCCGATATTGCCCGCCAGGCCGGCGTCTCCCCTGCTCTCGCGCATCATTATTTTGGCAGCAAGGAGCAGTTGCTGATCGAGACGATCCGCTCGCTTCTCAGGCAACTGCGCCGCGATACAGTCGCCGCGCTGAAGGCCGCCCGGACGTCGCGCGAACGGCTTTCGGCCGTCATCCGCGTCAGCTTCCACGCCGACCAGTTCGCGCCGGAGACGATTGCCGCCTGGCTTGCCTTTTACGCCGAAGCGCAGCGTTCGGAGGAGACGCGGCGCTTCCTGGTGATCTATGCCCGCCGGCTGCGCTCCAACCTGCTTGCCGATCTCAAGGCGCTGCTGCCGGCCGACGCCGCAGAACGCATCGCCGAGGGCGCTGCGGCGATGATCGACGGGCTGTACATCAGGCAAAGTCTGAAATCGGCGCCGATCGGTATCGAAGCCTCGATCGCGCTGACGGAGGATTATCTGAACGCGCTTCTGGCCGCTACCTCCCCTTCCAGGCGAGATGGGACAACCACATCGAACACCCAAGGACAAATGACATGA
- the betB gene encoding betaine-aldehyde dehydrogenase, producing MKAQPKASHFIDGEYVEDSDGTVIESLYPATGEVIARLHAATPAIVEKAIAAAKRAQPEWAAMSPMARGRILKRAADIMRERNRALSELETLDTGKPIQETIVADPTSGADAFEFFGGVAPAGLNGSHIPLGQDFAYTKRVPLGVCVGIGAWNYPQQIACWKGAPALISGNAMVFKPSENTPLGALKIAEILHEAGLPKGLFNVIQGDRDTGPLLVNHPDVAKVSLTGSVPTGRRVAAAAAGSLKHVTMELGGKSPLIVFDDADLDSAVGGAMLGNFYSTGQVCSNGTRVFVQKAVKTEFLKRLKARTEAMLIGDPMDEATQIGPMVSWAQREKVVAYIEKGKAEGATLVAGGGIPNNVSGEGYYVQPTVFADVTDDMTIAREEIFGPVMSVLDFDDEDEVIARANASEFGLSGGVFTADLTRAHRVVDRLEAGTLWINTYNLAPVEIPFGGSKQSGFGRENSLAALEHYSELKTVYVGMGPVQAPY from the coding sequence ATGAAAGCCCAGCCGAAAGCCTCGCACTTCATCGACGGCGAATATGTCGAGGATAGCGACGGCACCGTTATCGAGAGCCTTTATCCGGCGACCGGCGAAGTGATCGCCCGCCTGCATGCGGCAACGCCTGCGATCGTCGAGAAGGCGATCGCCGCGGCCAAGCGCGCCCAGCCGGAATGGGCGGCGATGAGCCCGATGGCGCGCGGCCGCATCCTCAAACGTGCCGCCGACATCATGCGAGAACGGAACCGGGCGCTGTCGGAACTGGAAACGCTCGATACCGGCAAGCCGATCCAGGAGACGATCGTCGCCGACCCGACCTCGGGCGCCGACGCCTTCGAATTCTTCGGCGGTGTCGCACCGGCCGGCCTCAACGGGTCGCATATCCCGCTCGGCCAGGATTTCGCCTATACCAAGCGGGTGCCGCTCGGCGTCTGCGTCGGCATCGGCGCCTGGAACTATCCGCAGCAGATCGCCTGCTGGAAAGGTGCGCCGGCGCTGATCTCAGGCAACGCCATGGTGTTCAAGCCCTCGGAAAACACCCCGCTCGGCGCCCTGAAGATCGCCGAGATCCTGCACGAGGCGGGTCTGCCGAAGGGGCTCTTCAACGTCATCCAGGGCGACCGCGACACCGGCCCGCTGCTGGTCAACCATCCCGATGTCGCCAAGGTGTCGCTGACCGGATCGGTGCCGACAGGGCGCCGGGTGGCGGCGGCGGCGGCCGGCAGCCTCAAGCATGTGACGATGGAGCTCGGCGGCAAGTCGCCGCTCATCGTCTTCGACGACGCCGATCTCGATTCGGCGGTCGGCGGGGCGATGCTCGGCAATTTCTATTCCACCGGCCAGGTCTGCTCGAACGGCACCCGCGTCTTCGTGCAGAAGGCTGTTAAGACCGAATTCCTGAAGCGGCTGAAGGCGCGCACCGAGGCGATGCTGATCGGCGACCCGATGGATGAGGCGACGCAGATCGGCCCGATGGTTTCCTGGGCGCAGCGCGAGAAAGTGGTCGCCTATATCGAGAAGGGCAAGGCCGAGGGCGCAACGCTCGTTGCCGGTGGCGGCATTCCCAACAATGTCTCCGGCGAAGGCTATTATGTGCAGCCGACCGTGTTTGCCGATGTCACCGACGACATGACCATCGCCCGCGAGGAGATCTTCGGGCCTGTGATGTCGGTGCTCGATTTCGACGATGAGGACGAAGTCATCGCCCGCGCCAATGCCAGCGAATTCGGCCTGTCGGGCGGCGTCTTCACCGCCGACCTCACCCGCGCCCACCGCGTCGTCGATCGGCTGGAGGCCGGCACGCTCTGGATCAACACCTACAACCTCGCACCGGTGGAAATCCCCTTCGGCGGCTCGAAACAATCCGGCTTCGGCCGGGAGAATTCGCTGGCCGCACTGGAGCATTATTCCGAGCTGAAGACGGTTTACGTCGGCATGGGGCCGGTGCAGGCGCCTTATTGA